From the Polyangiaceae bacterium genome, the window GCTTGATGGCCTGGTTTCTGCTGCCGTTGCTCCACACGCTGCGGTCGCGAGGCGTTCTGGTGGTCTGCGCGTTGACCAGTGTGCTCGGCGTGGTGGTTCTGAAAGAGGTGGATCGACGGGCGCTTCCAAGCATCGCTTACGGGTTGCTGCCGATCCTCGCGTGCCTTGGCTGGATCAGTGCGCTGCTCCTGGATCGGCTCCAAACGAGGCTGCTTTCCCGGTGATTGCCCGACTCGCGGCGGGGTGATAGGGAACAGCTCCCCAAATCGAGCCGCCCGGACTTGGGCGGCAGGGAGAAATCATGAGTGTTGGCCCCTGGCAAATCGTCTTGATCGCCCTCGTTGTGCTGGTGCTGTTTGGTGCTAGCCGGCTCGGGGACATCGGCAAGGGCCTTGGAGAAGGCATCCGCAATTTCAAGAAGGGGATCGCGGGTGAGGACGAGGAGGAAGAGCCGTCCAAAGAACCCAAGGAACCGAAGCAACTCACCGAAGGCAGCGGTGCCAAGAGTTCCTCGAAGAGCAAGCAAGAGGAGAACAGCTAGGCGTGGCGAGGGGGGTTGCGGCGCGG encodes:
- the tatA gene encoding twin-arginine translocase TatA/TatE family subunit, which codes for MSVGPWQIVLIALVVLVLFGASRLGDIGKGLGEGIRNFKKGIAGEDEEEEPSKEPKEPKQLTEGSGAKSSSKSKQEENS